In the genome of Methanobacterium spitsbergense, one region contains:
- a CDS encoding ABC transporter permease: MINEHRFFANFGKYRYLLIQLVKKDIQVRYRNSMLGIFWSFLEPLLTMIIMTIIFAFIFKRSIPNFPVYYLIGRVTFGLFQMGTMGSMTSIISNVHILKSVYVPKYLYSLAAVLSNFFTFLLSLIILFAVMIATNVQFTIYIIFASLPVIVLLIMTLGVGLILATVTVFFRDIEHLYGVFVMLLMYASAVFYPANIIPPQYQIILTLNPVYAIIDCLRTVLLNGTLYNPLTLLYATVFALVSLVVGMALFYKYQNKFLLHL; this comes from the coding sequence ATGATAAATGAACATAGATTTTTCGCTAATTTTGGAAAGTACAGATATTTACTTATCCAGCTTGTAAAAAAAGATATCCAGGTAAGATATAGAAATTCTATGTTAGGAATTTTCTGGAGTTTTTTAGAGCCATTACTAACCATGATTATAATGACAATTATATTTGCGTTCATTTTTAAACGTTCCATACCCAACTTTCCAGTTTATTATTTGATAGGAAGGGTTACATTTGGGTTATTCCAGATGGGAACCATGGGATCAATGACGTCAATAATAAGTAACGTACACATATTAAAATCAGTTTATGTTCCTAAATATCTGTATTCATTGGCAGCAGTGTTGTCCAATTTTTTTACCTTCCTCCTGTCTTTGATCATTCTCTTCGCTGTTATGATAGCAACCAATGTACAGTTCACAATTTATATAATATTCGCAAGCCTTCCAGTTATAGTTCTTTTGATAATGACATTAGGCGTTGGACTTATACTTGCAACTGTAACAGTATTTTTCAGAGATATAGAACATTTATATGGAGTTTTTGTTATGTTATTGATGTATGCATCTGCAGTCTTTTACCCTGCAAACATTATACCTCCACAATATCAGATAATCTTGACACTAAACCCTGTATATGCAATAATAGATTGTCTTAGAACTGTTTTATTGAATGGTACATTGTACAACCCTCTGACATTGTTATATGCCACTGTATTTGCACTTGTTTCACTTGTGGTTGGAATGGCTTTATTTTATAAGTATCAGAATAAATTTTTACTACATCTCTAA
- a CDS encoding ATP-binding cassette domain-containing protein gives MGEIAIKVEDVGMEFTLNKEKVDNLKEYVIKFLKRDLKYTKFWAVRHISFEVEKGDKLGIIGLNGAGKSTLLKIISGVIKPTEGSIKMKGNIVPLLELGSGFDQEYTGRENIFLKGALLGYSKKYLEERIDEIIDFSELGDFIDVPLKNYSTGMSARLAFSIATVVEPQIMILDEVLAVGDAKFREKSQERMKNLLNEDVSVLFVSHTLAQVRELCNKAIWLENGEMVMQGSVDEVCDSYERFTLSDEDIIVTRTEPGNNEVNVPVDNTIKLTFSETIKQGSNWIELLSSNGEQVPITKTIDGNTLLIKPHIQLTRGTLYSLYLHTGCVTDMEDHKISTFSTSFTTTTG, from the coding sequence TTGGGAGAAATAGCAATTAAGGTCGAAGATGTTGGAATGGAATTCACTCTTAACAAAGAAAAGGTAGACAACCTTAAAGAGTATGTTATTAAATTTTTAAAAAGGGATCTCAAATACACAAAATTTTGGGCGGTTAGACATATTTCATTTGAAGTTGAAAAGGGAGATAAATTAGGTATAATAGGGTTGAATGGAGCTGGAAAAAGTACATTACTAAAAATAATATCTGGAGTTATTAAACCTACTGAAGGCAGTATAAAAATGAAAGGAAACATTGTACCTTTATTAGAACTTGGATCAGGATTTGATCAGGAATATACTGGCCGTGAAAATATCTTTCTCAAAGGTGCATTGTTAGGATATTCAAAGAAATATTTAGAGGAAAGAATAGATGAAATAATAGACTTTTCTGAACTGGGTGACTTCATAGATGTACCCTTAAAAAATTATTCAACTGGAATGAGTGCCAGATTGGCATTTTCAATTGCTACTGTTGTTGAACCACAGATTATGATACTTGATGAAGTATTAGCAGTTGGTGATGCAAAATTCAGAGAAAAAAGCCAGGAAAGGATGAAAAATCTATTGAATGAAGATGTATCAGTATTGTTTGTTTCCCATACATTAGCCCAAGTTAGAGAATTATGTAATAAAGCAATATGGCTTGAAAATGGGGAAATGGTTATGCAAGGTTCTGTTGATGAGGTTTGTGACAGTTATGAACGCTTTACACTTTCGGATGAAGATATTATAGTTACCAGAACTGAGCCAGGAAATAATGAAGTCAATGTACCAGTTGACAATACCATCAAACTGACTTTCAGCGAAACCATTAAACAGGGCAGCAACTGGATAGAACTTTTAAGCAGTAATGGAGAACAGGTTCCCATTACGAAAACTATTGACGGTAACACCCTCCTAATAAAACCTCATATACAGTTAACCAGAGGAACTTTATATTCATTATATTTGCACACAGGCTGTGTAACAGATATGGAAGATCATAAAATAAGTACATTTTCTACAAGCTTTACAACAACAACAGGATAA
- a CDS encoding glycosyltransferase family 2 protein produces MYNKIIFSISMVKNEMDIIESFVRYNVNYLDGMIILDNGSTDSTLKILESLKNEGLPIFVLEDDTRDFDKILKMNQLLHKAVEEFNADIIVPLDADEFMLSSKGGSPREFLEKLKSPDYFVAKWKVYVPDFDINGDEKFIPSKITMARDDSSRTGHTLYKVIIPKELVIDYGVQLTRGSHSLVFNPIYKNVLNRVINPDLNIAHFPIRSKEQTISKVAVGWLNAISSVEKKPNDSFHWKKIFNQLKAQEDIEDEDIVAIATEFSCENDNTEKIISEDPMDLSFSTNIELKYTKEKINPMSNLLEACEWLSQSCVNAKKENIRLENKIKGYENSISWKITSPLRKIKAIAKKLR; encoded by the coding sequence GTGTATAATAAAATAATATTTTCCATCAGTATGGTAAAAAATGAAATGGATATTATAGAATCTTTTGTAAGATACAATGTTAATTATCTTGATGGAATGATTATCCTTGACAATGGCAGTACCGATAGTACTCTTAAAATACTGGAATCACTAAAAAATGAAGGTTTACCCATTTTCGTGTTAGAAGATGATACCCGAGATTTTGATAAAATATTGAAAATGAATCAACTATTACATAAAGCTGTTGAGGAGTTTAATGCAGATATAATTGTTCCATTAGATGCAGATGAATTCATGTTATCATCCAAGGGAGGAAGTCCAAGGGAATTCTTGGAGAAGCTTAAATCTCCAGATTACTTTGTTGCTAAATGGAAAGTTTATGTTCCTGATTTCGATATTAATGGTGATGAAAAATTTATTCCCAGTAAAATTACAATGGCACGTGATGACAGCTCTAGAACAGGGCATACTCTTTATAAAGTTATAATACCCAAGGAACTTGTGATAGATTATGGTGTTCAGTTAACAAGGGGGAGTCATAGCCTAGTTTTTAATCCAATATATAAAAATGTATTAAATCGTGTAATTAATCCAGATCTAAATATTGCACATTTTCCTATACGCTCTAAGGAACAAACAATCTCAAAAGTTGCCGTAGGTTGGCTTAATGCAATAAGTAGCGTAGAGAAAAAACCCAATGATAGTTTTCACTGGAAAAAGATTTTCAATCAGTTAAAGGCACAAGAGGATATAGAAGATGAAGATATTGTGGCAATAGCAACTGAATTTTCATGTGAAAATGATAACACCGAAAAAATAATTTCAGAGGATCCAATGGATTTATCATTTAGTACTAATATTGAACTGAAATATACAAAAGAAAAGATTAATCCAATGTCTAACCTTTTGGAGGCATGTGAATGGTTATCTCAAAGTTGTGTAAATGCAAAAAAAGAGAATATTCGCCTGGAAAATAAAATCAAGGGATATGAAAACAGTATTTCTTGGAAAATAACATCACCACTTAGAAAAATAAAGGCTATCGCAAAAAAGCTAAGATAA
- a CDS encoding glycosyltransferase family 2 protein, with the protein MPDLTIIIPNFNGKSFLKECFNSLKNQNYPFEVIIIDNASTDGSADYISNNYPEFTLIRNNTNRGFAVAVNQGIKSTDTEYVFSMNNDVVLEMNCISNLIECLKKNSNYFAASSKMIQYHNKTKIDDAGDEYTILGYTQKVGNGKSTDLYQSAREIFSACAGAALYRRDIFDVIGLFDENFFAYMEDVDISYRAKIYGYKCIYCPKAVVYHVGSATTGSKYNRFKIRLAARNNVYVPYKNMPWPQLAFNFLFLIFGFLIKYLFFLKNGHGNDYITGLKEGLNSLNKIDKIEYKRERLNNYIYIEWLLIKNTVKNIFL; encoded by the coding sequence ATGCCTGATTTGACTATAATAATACCAAACTTCAATGGAAAAAGTTTTTTAAAGGAATGTTTTAACTCGCTGAAAAATCAAAATTATCCTTTTGAAGTAATTATCATAGACAATGCATCTACAGATGGAAGTGCGGATTATATATCAAACAATTATCCAGAATTTACATTAATAAGAAATAACACAAATAGGGGCTTTGCTGTAGCAGTTAATCAGGGAATAAAATCTACAGACACAGAATATGTTTTTTCAATGAACAATGATGTTGTACTTGAAATGAACTGTATCTCTAATCTTATTGAATGTTTAAAGAAAAATTCAAATTATTTTGCTGCAAGTTCCAAAATGATACAGTACCACAATAAAACCAAGATCGATGATGCTGGTGATGAATATACCATTTTAGGCTACACCCAAAAGGTGGGTAACGGTAAATCAACTGACTTATATCAAAGTGCAAGGGAAATATTCAGTGCATGTGCAGGAGCAGCCCTTTACAGAAGAGATATTTTTGATGTTATCGGACTCTTCGATGAAAACTTCTTTGCATATATGGAAGATGTTGATATCAGTTACCGTGCAAAAATCTATGGATACAAATGCATCTACTGCCCCAAAGCAGTTGTTTATCATGTTGGCAGTGCTACTACTGGAAGCAAATATAATAGATTTAAAATTAGGTTAGCAGCAAGAAATAACGTGTACGTACCATACAAAAACATGCCATGGCCTCAACTGGCATTTAACTTCCTATTTTTGATATTTGGATTCCTTATAAAATACCTATTTTTCCTAAAAAATGGACATGGAAACGATTACATTACAGGATTAAAGGAAGGATTAAATTCTTTAAATAAAATAGATAAAATAGAATACAAAAGAGAAAGATTAAATAATTATATTTACATAGAATGGCTTTTAATAAAGAATACTGTGAAAAATATATTTTTATAA
- a CDS encoding glycosyltransferase family 2 protein, producing the protein MDLSIIIVNYETYDLTKQTIESVINHDQPFEYDIYLVDNGSKDGSIDKLKKRFLKESEDGLIKFIINIENRGFAFANNLALQEIKSKYILLLNSDTVVVNNCLEDSLNYMNYHKDVGALGCKVVLPDSTLDKACRRSFPDFNVSFYRMTGLSRLFPKSERFGRYNLTYLNEDETYEVDCIVGAFMLVRSQTIQEVGFLDESFFMYGEDIDWCYRIKAANWKIIYYSDAKIIHYKGASNSKKQNKRLTYEFYRAMYLFYNKHYKDGYPWITTAATYLGIWGICSLKMFKNYITR; encoded by the coding sequence ATGGACCTATCCATCATAATAGTGAATTATGAAACTTACGATCTAACAAAACAGACTATAGAATCTGTTATTAACCATGACCAACCATTTGAATATGACATTTATTTGGTTGACAACGGATCGAAGGATGGAAGCATCGACAAATTAAAGAAACGGTTTTTAAAAGAATCTGAAGATGGCCTTATTAAATTCATCATAAACATTGAAAATAGGGGTTTTGCATTTGCAAACAATCTAGCGCTCCAAGAAATAAAATCTAAATACATTCTTTTACTCAATTCAGACACCGTTGTTGTTAACAACTGTCTTGAAGATTCTCTCAACTACATGAATTACCACAAAGACGTTGGTGCATTGGGATGTAAAGTAGTTTTACCAGATAGTACACTCGACAAAGCCTGTAGAAGAAGTTTTCCAGATTTCAATGTTTCATTCTATAGAATGACAGGGTTATCAAGGCTTTTTCCTAAAAGTGAACGTTTTGGAAGGTATAATCTCACTTATCTAAACGAAGATGAGACCTACGAAGTAGATTGTATTGTGGGTGCATTCATGCTTGTTAGATCACAAACCATCCAAGAAGTTGGTTTTTTAGATGAATCATTCTTTATGTATGGGGAAGATATTGACTGGTGCTATCGTATCAAGGCTGCAAACTGGAAAATAATCTATTACAGTGATGCAAAAATTATTCATTATAAAGGTGCAAGTAACAGTAAAAAACAAAATAAAAGACTGACATATGAATTTTATAGAGCAATGTATCTCTTCTACAATAAACATTATAAAGATGGATACCCGTGGATAACAACTGCAGCAACATATCTAGGAATTTGGGGCATTTGCAGTTTGAAAATGTTTAAAAATTACATTACAAGATAA
- a CDS encoding undecaprenyl-phosphate glucose phosphotransferase yields the protein MIRENQRLLNILQIILDAVVLTIALYFAWYMRVKTDLLGPGFDVWGISQYATSLLFIVVSYTILNYFLGLYNPQRTNKLGSEIKQILKVNVIGLLLLITALYIIEVSDYSRYLLAMFAVFSTILMSIERGILRGVLRYIRGKGYNVQFILVIGAGDLGEKFVNKIKENYYIGYNVIGFLDDNIPQGQKIADSNILGQIKDLERIILTHTVDMAIITISSRHYMLIEDIVNTLEKFGVKAEIVPDFYRYFQAKPYIDMIDDIPVINIRYVPLDNNLNKILKRISDIILAILGIIATSPILFITAILVKYSSPGPVIYKQKRVGCNRKEFDIYKFRSMMVQDNEEYKWTKEDDPRKTKFGSFIRRTNIDELPQFFNILKGDMSLIGPRPERPYFVDKFRDEIPKYMIKHHVRPGMTGYAQINGYRGNTSIKKRIDHDIFYVENWNFLLDVKIFFMTFKSFFKNAY from the coding sequence GTGATCAGAGAAAATCAAAGACTACTAAATATTCTGCAAATTATTCTTGATGCTGTTGTACTAACCATTGCATTGTACTTTGCATGGTACATGCGTGTTAAAACAGATCTTTTAGGTCCTGGTTTTGATGTTTGGGGAATATCTCAATATGCAACCTCCCTTTTATTTATTGTAGTCTCGTATACCATTTTAAATTACTTCTTAGGTTTGTATAATCCCCAGAGAACGAATAAACTCGGTTCTGAAATAAAGCAGATACTCAAAGTGAATGTTATAGGACTGTTACTCCTCATTACAGCCTTGTATATAATCGAGGTTAGTGACTATTCAAGATATTTACTTGCAATGTTTGCAGTATTCAGTACAATCCTAATGTCCATTGAAAGGGGTATTCTTAGGGGCGTGTTAAGATACATACGTGGAAAAGGGTATAATGTGCAGTTCATACTTGTAATAGGAGCCGGTGATCTTGGTGAAAAATTTGTAAACAAGATCAAGGAGAACTATTACATAGGATACAATGTAATTGGATTTTTAGACGATAACATCCCCCAAGGTCAAAAAATTGCTGATTCAAATATACTTGGCCAAATTAAAGATTTAGAACGAATAATTCTTACACATACTGTGGATATGGCAATAATAACCATATCTTCCAGACATTACATGTTAATAGAAGATATAGTAAATACACTGGAGAAATTTGGTGTGAAAGCCGAGATTGTACCTGATTTTTACAGGTACTTCCAAGCAAAACCATATATAGATATGATAGATGATATTCCAGTTATAAACATAAGATATGTTCCTCTTGATAACAATTTAAACAAGATCCTGAAGAGGATATCTGATATAATACTTGCAATCCTGGGTATAATAGCAACATCTCCTATACTTTTTATCACTGCTATTCTTGTGAAATACAGTTCACCCGGACCAGTGATATACAAACAGAAAAGGGTTGGATGTAACAGGAAAGAATTTGATATATATAAATTCCGTAGTATGATGGTACAAGATAACGAGGAGTATAAGTGGACCAAAGAAGATGACCCCCGGAAGACAAAATTCGGTTCTTTTATACGTAGAACTAATATTGATGAATTACCACAATTTTTTAATATATTAAAAGGGGATATGAGTTTAATAGGTCCCAGACCAGAACGTCCTTATTTTGTTGATAAATTCAGGGATGAAATTCCAAAGTACATGATAAAACACCATGTACGTCCCGGTATGACGGGTTATGCACAGATAAATGGTTACAGAGGCAATACATCAATTAAAAAAAGAATTGATCATGATATCTTCTATGTTGAAAACTGGAATTTCCTACTGGACGTGAAAATATTCTTCATGACATTTAAAAGCTTCTTTAAAAATGCCTATTAA
- a CDS encoding Ig-like domain-containing protein, translating into MFIKHGGGIINRKLLLSVLLLFGLALILNVNTSAAANATTNLAPQVTSVNPADHSIVLKSQTIKVKFNEAIKTGSNSITLKNSAGKVIKTKNVISFKTLSIVPSTALPTGVKYNLILNSGSIKDSAGKGNSYYTTSFTVSPITLAQMKDGVSRAQKFYNSNYRLPNYVTYGSKKIDITTFKKIIGTQGLKIKTTTANGVSASQGRPVYITSDNIISKTSDIARINSIVKGLRAMGIKAYNMGVGPNYHISVLQSSKVPKNALVIDIYGGACAGTLKEMGSSWYKSIKSTREVFSVFWPPSTDITNLTYLPRAHDDNFSSASFKGIAHPDDYLKANGYSYIYSGSITSVVSAIFYESTH; encoded by the coding sequence ATGTTTATCAAACATGGAGGCGGTATAATTAATAGAAAATTGTTATTATCAGTGCTATTATTATTTGGATTAGCACTAATTTTAAATGTGAATACATCAGCAGCAGCAAATGCTACAACCAACTTAGCACCTCAAGTAACATCAGTAAATCCAGCAGACCATTCAATTGTATTGAAAAGTCAAACAATTAAAGTAAAATTTAACGAAGCAATAAAAACTGGATCTAACTCAATAACACTCAAAAACAGTGCAGGAAAAGTTATAAAAACTAAAAACGTTATTAGTTTCAAAACACTAAGCATTGTTCCATCAACTGCATTACCAACTGGGGTTAAATATAATCTTATATTAAATTCAGGCAGTATAAAGGACTCTGCAGGAAAGGGTAATTCCTACTACACAACCAGTTTTACAGTATCCCCAATAACATTAGCTCAAATGAAAGATGGGGTTTCAAGAGCACAGAAGTTCTATAATAGTAACTATAGACTTCCTAATTATGTGACTTATGGTTCTAAAAAGATTGATATAACCACTTTTAAGAAGATCATAGGAACACAGGGGTTAAAAATAAAAACAACTACTGCAAATGGAGTAAGTGCAAGTCAAGGTAGACCAGTTTATATTACAAGCGATAATATAATAAGCAAAACCAGTGACATTGCCAGGATAAACAGTATTGTTAAAGGATTAAGAGCTATGGGAATAAAGGCTTATAATATGGGTGTAGGACCCAATTATCATATAAGTGTTCTTCAATCAAGTAAGGTTCCTAAAAATGCATTAGTAATTGACATATATGGCGGGGCTTGTGCCGGTACATTAAAAGAAATGGGTAGTTCATGGTACAAAAGTATAAAAAGTACTAGAGAGGTCTTCTCAGTCTTCTGGCCACCATCTACAGATATAACTAATTTAACATATTTACCACGGGCACATGATGATAACTTCAGCTCAGCATCATTCAAAGGCATAGCACATCCTGATGATTACTTGAAAGCAAATGGTTACAGTTACATCTACTCGGGAAGTATTACAAGTGTTGTAAGTGCAATATTCTACGAATCAACACATTAA
- a CDS encoding metal-dependent hydrolase: protein MPDWITHIAVAWTLCRILSFKFKEFDASNTMIVIAGALIPDLVKVVLGLKLIGVDAYEYLSPIHLPMGSIIVAGIISLFFQEKKKTFMFLGLGVLTHYSLDLILEHVSGGIYLFYPFSWWQWQLEITNSSDYLITTLALCIAGFVYLIGREIDRIPKKSC from the coding sequence ATGCCTGACTGGATCACACACATTGCAGTAGCATGGACATTATGCCGTATTTTAAGCTTTAAATTTAAGGAGTTTGACGCTTCAAACACCATGATCGTTATAGCTGGCGCGTTAATACCCGACCTTGTCAAGGTAGTGTTGGGTTTGAAACTCATTGGTGTAGATGCCTATGAATATCTGTCCCCAATACACCTACCAATGGGTTCGATCATAGTAGCGGGGATAATATCACTTTTTTTCCAAGAAAAGAAAAAGACCTTCATGTTTTTAGGACTTGGAGTTTTAACTCACTACAGTCTTGATCTAATTTTAGAACATGTTTCTGGAGGGATATACCTGTTTTATCCATTCAGCTGGTGGCAATGGCAGCTTGAAATTACAAACAGTTCAGATTATTTGATTACAACACTTGCCCTATGTATTGCAGGGTTTGTTTATTTAATAGGAAGAGAAATAGATAGAATTCCTAAAAAATCTTGCTAA